One window of Triplophysa rosa linkage group LG8, Trosa_1v2, whole genome shotgun sequence genomic DNA carries:
- the dctn3 gene encoding dynactin subunit 3 isoform X2: MEVKNNLSGLDSRLQELEKRIYGERGGNNNKPVKCAESLTKISTALANTANKRERVKILHKKIEDLLKYLDPQFTDFIAVPDAMKFEFIIAEEEFLRSQAALLEQVHNLQPLLDSNHIKVVPELTTKVQRLSQIHIQQQDQNEELSSEVKKLFEEYNKMVSLITVKDVSFIQTVCSVG, from the exons ATGGAGGTCAAAAACAATCTTTCGGGTCTAGACTCTCGCCTGCAAGAGCTCGAGAAACGCATTTATGGAGAAAGAGGAGGAAACAACAATAAGCCAGTGAAG TGTGCTGAATCACTCACAAAGATCAGTACTGCTCTTGCAAACACAGCTAACAAGAGAGAACGGGTCAAGATCCTTCACAAGAAAA TTGAGGATTTGCTGAAGTATTTGGACCCTCAGTTTACAGATTTTATAGCTGTGCCAGATGCAATGAAATTTGAATTTATTATAGCAG AGGAAGAGTTTTTGCGTTCACAAGCTGCATTACTGGAACAGGTGCACAATCTGCAACCTCTTCTGGACAGTAACCACATAAAGG TGGTTCCAGAGCTTACCACTAAAGTACAGCGGCTATCACAAATCCACATTCAACAGCAg GATCAGAATGAAGAATTGTCCTCTGAAGTAAAAAAGCTTTTCGAAGAGTACAACAAAATGGTATCCTTAATTACAGTGAA AGATGTTTCTTTTATCCAAACAGTTTGCTCAGTGGGATGA
- the dctn3 gene encoding dynactin subunit 3 isoform X3: protein MEVKNNLSGLDSRLQELEKRIYGERGGNNNKPVKCAESLTKISTALANTANKRERVKILHKKIEDLLKYLDPQFTDFIAVPDAMKFEFIIAEEEFLRSQAALLEQVHNLQPLLDSNHIKVVPELTTKVQRLSQIHIQQQFAQWDETLRTLEGSKQGRQID, encoded by the exons ATGGAGGTCAAAAACAATCTTTCGGGTCTAGACTCTCGCCTGCAAGAGCTCGAGAAACGCATTTATGGAGAAAGAGGAGGAAACAACAATAAGCCAGTGAAG TGTGCTGAATCACTCACAAAGATCAGTACTGCTCTTGCAAACACAGCTAACAAGAGAGAACGGGTCAAGATCCTTCACAAGAAAA TTGAGGATTTGCTGAAGTATTTGGACCCTCAGTTTACAGATTTTATAGCTGTGCCAGATGCAATGAAATTTGAATTTATTATAGCAG AGGAAGAGTTTTTGCGTTCACAAGCTGCATTACTGGAACAGGTGCACAATCTGCAACCTCTTCTGGACAGTAACCACATAAAGG TGGTTCCAGAGCTTACCACTAAAGTACAGCGGCTATCACAAATCCACATTCAACAGCAg TTTGCTCAGTGGGATGAAACCCTTCGAACACTGGAAGGATCAAAGCAAGGCCGGCAGATAGATTAG
- the dctn3 gene encoding dynactin subunit 3 isoform X1, giving the protein MEVKNNLSGLDSRLQELEKRIYGERGGNNNKPVKCAESLTKISTALANTANKRERVKILHKKIEDLLKYLDPQFTDFIAVPDAMKFEFIIAEEEFLRSQAALLEQVHNLQPLLDSNHIKVVPELTTKVQRLSQIHIQQQDQNEELSSEVKKLFEEYNKMMFLLSKQFAQWDETLRTLEGSKQGRQID; this is encoded by the exons ATGGAGGTCAAAAACAATCTTTCGGGTCTAGACTCTCGCCTGCAAGAGCTCGAGAAACGCATTTATGGAGAAAGAGGAGGAAACAACAATAAGCCAGTGAAG TGTGCTGAATCACTCACAAAGATCAGTACTGCTCTTGCAAACACAGCTAACAAGAGAGAACGGGTCAAGATCCTTCACAAGAAAA TTGAGGATTTGCTGAAGTATTTGGACCCTCAGTTTACAGATTTTATAGCTGTGCCAGATGCAATGAAATTTGAATTTATTATAGCAG AGGAAGAGTTTTTGCGTTCACAAGCTGCATTACTGGAACAGGTGCACAATCTGCAACCTCTTCTGGACAGTAACCACATAAAGG TGGTTCCAGAGCTTACCACTAAAGTACAGCGGCTATCACAAATCCACATTCAACAGCAg GATCAGAATGAAGAATTGTCCTCTGAAGTAAAAAAGCTTTTCGAAGAGTACAACAAAATG ATGTTTCTTTTATCCAAACAGTTTGCTCAGTGGGATGAAACCCTTCGAACACTGGAAGGATCAAAGCAAGGCCGGCAGATAGATTAG
- the LOC130558667 gene encoding uncharacterized protein LOC130558667 isoform X2, translating into MPQHMHQPRTLLRFLSTKDKVVVGSYMGMLRIFLPHSAKPDEFMDSDSQLLEVQLSDPIIQVEMGKFVSAYASDELLYDLGDHSFCWNLRRGQRTVPSCSDSPLGVSAVPEVFEQISFSKRANFSSVACPAVVMGATHSSRRGTDTMPASSTLGQTLWIRPARTAGGDDSDVASQVAVFPRDSATTSFAPRSVAAGLRPCCPLRQAARVIWGLL; encoded by the exons ATGCCACAACACATGCATCAACCGAGAACGCTTCTCAGATTCCTcagcacaaaag ATAAGGTTGTGGTGGGAAGTTACATGGGGATGTTGCGCATCTTCTTACCACATTCTGCTAAACCAGACGAGTTTATGGATTCTGACAGTCAACTGCTGGAAGTGCAGCTGTCTGACCCGATCATCCAGGTGGAGATGGGGAAATTTGTTTC agcctacgcatctgatgagcttctctacgatcttggtgatcactctttctgctggaatctacgacgtggacagcggacggtcccttcctgcagtgactctcccctgggcgtctcggcagttccggaggtgttcgagcaaatttccttttctaaaagagcaaatttctccagcgtggcttgtcccgctgttgtcatgggtgcaacacactcatcgaggagggggacggacacaatgcctgcttccagtacgctggggcagacgttgtggatacgtcctgcccgcactgcgggcggtgacgattcagacgttgcgtcacaggtggctgtgttcccacgggactcggccaccacctcgtttgctccccgttccgtggcagcaggactacggccctgctgtccgctacggcaagcagcgagggtgatatggggattactgtga